Proteins from one Deinococcus sp. AB2017081 genomic window:
- a CDS encoding MOSC domain-containing protein has translation MELLSVCVGQPRVVKSKSGWSGIHKQPVSGPVQVGRLGLSGDHILDTAHHGGTEQAVYLYTAPDYAAWEGVLGRTLAPGTFGENLLVSELESAPMRLGQRLRIGDVVLEVASARVPCVTLAERMGDPDFVKQFREMRRPGVYARVLREGHVQAGDPVELLDVAPGESGTILDNFEAWFGGSPAAAPVTPG, from the coding sequence ATGGAACTCCTGAGCGTCTGTGTGGGCCAGCCGCGTGTGGTGAAGAGCAAGTCCGGCTGGAGCGGCATCCACAAGCAGCCCGTGAGCGGCCCCGTCCAGGTGGGCCGTCTCGGCCTAAGCGGCGACCACATCCTGGACACCGCGCACCACGGGGGCACGGAGCAGGCCGTGTACCTCTACACCGCGCCGGACTACGCGGCGTGGGAGGGCGTGCTGGGCCGGACACTGGCCCCCGGCACCTTCGGGGAAAACCTGCTCGTCTCGGAACTGGAGTCCGCACCCATGCGGCTGGGGCAGCGCCTGCGCATCGGGGACGTGGTGTTGGAGGTGGCCTCGGCCCGCGTGCCGTGCGTGACCCTGGCCGAGCGCATGGGCGACCCGGACTTCGTGAAACAATTCCGCGAGATGAGGCGGCCCGGCGTGTACGCCCGGGTACTGCGCGAGGGGCACGTGCAGGCGGGCGACCCCGTGGAGCTGCTGGACGTGGCCCCCGGCGAGAGCGGCACGATTCTGGACAATTTCGAGGCTTGGTTTGGCGGGAGCCCGGCAGCGGCTCCGGTCACCCCCGGCTGA
- a CDS encoding LrgB family protein encodes MTWIAVTLLAFALGVVAQARLRSPVANPTLIATLAVAAVLLALRIPYDTYLRDVTPLQNVLGPAVVALAVPLYRLRSLLARQWRALVIGGLAGTLAGVAVDAGLAHALNLSDDAQRSLLTAPATSPVALQLAGLTGAPPALAATLAVLSGLLGALILPPVLSALGVRHPLARGIALGAVSHGIGTARAREEGELTGAASSIGMGLAALTVTVVVAVLSRG; translated from the coding sequence GTGACATGGATCGCCGTCACGCTGCTGGCCTTCGCGCTGGGTGTGGTCGCCCAGGCCCGGCTCCGCTCACCCGTCGCCAACCCGACCCTGATCGCCACGCTGGCCGTCGCGGCGGTGCTGCTGGCCCTGCGGATCCCCTACGACACCTACCTGCGGGACGTGACCCCGCTCCAGAATGTCCTCGGCCCGGCGGTGGTGGCCCTGGCCGTGCCGCTGTACCGCCTGCGGTCACTGCTGGCCCGGCAGTGGCGGGCGCTGGTGATCGGCGGGCTGGCCGGCACCCTGGCCGGCGTGGCGGTCGACGCGGGCCTGGCCCACGCCCTGAACCTCAGTGACGACGCCCAGCGCTCGCTGCTGACCGCCCCGGCGACGAGCCCGGTGGCCCTGCAGCTCGCGGGCCTGACCGGGGCACCCCCGGCCCTGGCCGCCACCCTGGCGGTGCTGTCGGGACTGCTCGGGGCACTGATCCTGCCGCCCGTGCTGTCGGCGCTGGGCGTGCGGCACCCGCTGGCCCGTGGGATCGCCCTGGGGGCCGTGTCGCACGGCATCGGCACGGCGCGGGCCCGCGAGGAAGGTGAGCTGACCGGCGCGGCCAGCTCGATTGGCATGGGCCTGGCCGCCCTGACCGTGACAGTGGTGGTGGCGGTGCTCAGCCGGGGGTGA
- a CDS encoding CidA/LrgA family protein → MSDGAVTGLGAESVTARLPAPARFVLGLGILTAFAALGQGLVTALHLPLPGSVTGMALLWAALGTRVIRLHWIADAADGLLGILGLLFVPATVGVIGYLSAGAAWGWWLLVMAAGLLVGAGLAGVLASRLVQAEP, encoded by the coding sequence GTGAGTGACGGTGCCGTGACCGGGCTGGGCGCGGAGTCCGTCACCGCCCGGCTGCCCGCACCCGCCCGGTTCGTGCTGGGCCTGGGGATCCTGACCGCCTTCGCAGCGCTGGGGCAGGGTCTGGTCACGGCGCTGCACCTGCCGCTGCCGGGCTCCGTGACGGGCATGGCGCTGCTGTGGGCCGCGCTGGGTACACGGGTCATCCGGCTGCACTGGATCGCGGACGCCGCCGACGGCCTGCTGGGCATCCTGGGCCTGCTGTTCGTGCCCGCCACAGTCGGTGTTATCGGCTACCTGTCGGCGGGAGCGGCGTGGGGCTGGTGGCTGCTGGTCATGGCGGCGGGCCTGCTGGTGGGGGCCGGGCTGGCGGGGGTGCTGGCGTCGCGGCTGGTGCAGGCAGAGCCGTGA
- a CDS encoding 5'-methylthioadenosine/adenosylhomocysteine nucleosidase has product MLAIMGAMDEEIELLLADLREREDVTLPGVTVHRGVLDGVPVLLTRGGIGKVNAAMTTTYLLVHGASRVVFTGVAGGVHPELRVGDIVVSTDLVQHDVDVTPLGYEVGTVPGELPAWPADPELRAAAVRAAQAVEGVQVVEGRVASGDQFIASVPGVTRLRETFGAACAEMEGAAVAQVCAKAGVPFVVIRSVSDTADTGADVDYREFMPRVARHAKQVVRGMLADLTAAP; this is encoded by the coding sequence GTGTTGGCGATCATGGGCGCAATGGACGAGGAGATCGAACTGCTGTTGGCGGATCTGCGGGAGCGCGAGGACGTCACGCTGCCCGGCGTGACGGTACACCGGGGCGTGCTGGACGGCGTGCCGGTGCTGCTCACGCGCGGCGGGATCGGCAAGGTGAACGCGGCCATGACGACCACGTACCTGCTGGTGCACGGCGCGAGCCGCGTGGTCTTCACGGGCGTGGCCGGCGGCGTGCACCCGGAGCTGCGGGTCGGCGACATCGTGGTCAGTACAGATCTCGTGCAGCACGACGTGGACGTGACCCCCCTGGGCTACGAGGTGGGCACGGTGCCCGGTGAGCTCCCCGCGTGGCCCGCCGACCCGGAGCTGCGGGCCGCAGCAGTGCGGGCGGCGCAGGCCGTGGAGGGCGTGCAGGTCGTCGAGGGCCGCGTGGCGAGTGGCGACCAGTTCATCGCGTCGGTGCCGGGCGTGACCCGCCTGCGCGAGACCTTCGGCGCGGCGTGCGCCGAGATGGAGGGCGCGGCGGTGGCCCAGGTCTGCGCCAAGGCCGGCGTGCCCTTCGTGGTGATCCGTTCGGTGAGCGACACCGCCGACACCGGCGCGGACGTGGACTACCGCGAGTTCATGCCCCGCGTGGCCCGCCACGCCAAGCAGGTCGTGCGCGGCATGCTGGCTGACCTGACTGCCGCGCCGTGA
- a CDS encoding MalY/PatB family protein — translation MTSLPPQAADTRDALDVTALRHPDSIKWTLYGPDVIPLWVADMDYPVAPAILEALQERLTRGLGYHQLRGDPDLLTLLRAHLATQGLDGLQDDGIALLPGVVPGLYAAVHALTTPGEPVVTMTPIYHPFHLAITDLGRRVAGVPLREGEDGYEVNWAALDAASRGSRLLMLCHPHNPTGRVWTAGELEKLRDLAIARDLFVVSDELHADLRFTGEAFEAFAADPRVRSRTITLTGPCKAYNTAGLGIGAMVGHNAALVKRVRSAAGGLMGHEGALSVTMWRAALQGAGPWLQDTVAYLQGNRDFLMAYLREHAPWIRAYTPEATYLAWLDLREHPRAGTIQQFLLDEARIAVHDGPVFAPDAHKTQYQGFIRVNFATSRAILTEALERMTAALDKAR, via the coding sequence ATGACGAGCCTTCCCCCGCAGGCTGCCGACACGCGCGACGCCCTGGACGTGACCGCGCTGCGCCACCCGGACTCGATCAAGTGGACGCTGTACGGCCCGGACGTCATCCCGCTGTGGGTGGCCGACATGGACTATCCGGTCGCACCGGCCATTCTGGAGGCGCTTCAGGAGCGGCTGACCCGTGGCCTGGGTTACCACCAGCTGCGCGGCGACCCCGACCTGCTCACGCTGCTGCGAGCGCATCTGGCCACGCAGGGGCTGGACGGCCTTCAGGACGATGGGATTGCCCTGCTGCCGGGTGTGGTGCCAGGGCTCTACGCGGCGGTGCACGCCCTGACGACCCCCGGCGAACCGGTCGTGACCATGACACCCATCTACCACCCGTTCCATCTGGCGATCACCGATCTGGGCCGCCGGGTCGCGGGCGTGCCCCTGCGCGAGGGCGAGGACGGGTACGAGGTGAACTGGGCCGCCCTGGACGCCGCCTCACGCGGGAGCCGCCTGCTCATGCTGTGCCATCCGCACAACCCCACTGGGCGGGTGTGGACGGCGGGGGAGCTGGAAAAGCTGCGCGACCTGGCCATCGCCCGCGACCTGTTCGTGGTCAGCGACGAGCTGCATGCGGACCTGCGCTTCACCGGCGAGGCCTTCGAGGCCTTCGCTGCCGACCCGCGCGTGCGCAGCCGCACCATCACCCTGACCGGGCCGTGCAAGGCGTACAACACCGCCGGCCTGGGCATCGGCGCGATGGTGGGCCACAACGCGGCCCTGGTCAAGCGCGTGCGTTCGGCCGCCGGCGGCCTGATGGGCCACGAGGGAGCCCTGAGCGTGACCATGTGGCGGGCGGCCCTTCAGGGGGCGGGGCCGTGGCTTCAGGACACCGTGGCGTACCTCCAGGGCAACCGCGATTTCCTGATGGCCTACCTGCGCGAGCATGCGCCGTGGATCCGGGCCTACACCCCCGAGGCCACCTACCTGGCATGGCTTGATCTGCGCGAGCACCCCCGTGCCGGCACCATCCAGCAGTTCCTGCTCGACGAGGCCCGGATCGCCGTCCACGATGGCCCGGTCTTCGCGCCTGATGCCCATAAGACCCAGTACCAGGGCTTCATCCGCGTGAACTTTGCCACCAGCCGCGCGATCCTGACCGAGGCGCTGGAGCGCATGACGGCCGCGCTGGACAAAGCTCGGTAG
- the hisG gene encoding ATP phosphoribosyltransferase, with translation MTPLPDRAPDHLTLALPKGRILDDAIDLLSRAGLPLTKPEKSRALRHEFPGVTVLELRNQDVPVYVDLGVADAGIVGKDVLVESGRTVYEPLDLRFAPCRLSLIREVGAAGPVNRVGTKYPRAARAYLNAQGVPAEIVKLNGNIELAALTGLADAVIDLVQTGGTLRANNLEELDVLFHSSARLIVNRAALKLRRDRLHPLITRLRGLVADSVPG, from the coding sequence ATGACCCCGCTGCCGGATCGTGCCCCCGATCACCTGACCCTGGCCCTGCCGAAGGGCCGGATCCTCGACGACGCCATTGACCTGCTGTCGCGCGCTGGACTGCCCCTGACGAAACCCGAGAAGTCCCGCGCCCTGCGCCACGAGTTCCCCGGCGTGACCGTGCTGGAGCTGAGGAACCAGGACGTGCCGGTGTACGTCGATCTGGGTGTCGCGGACGCCGGGATCGTGGGCAAGGATGTGCTGGTCGAGTCCGGCCGCACCGTGTATGAGCCGCTCGACCTGCGGTTCGCTCCGTGCCGCCTGTCCCTGATCCGGGAAGTGGGTGCCGCCGGGCCGGTCAACCGTGTGGGCACGAAATACCCCCGGGCCGCGCGCGCCTATCTGAACGCACAGGGCGTTCCGGCCGAGATCGTGAAGCTGAACGGCAACATCGAACTCGCGGCCCTGACCGGCCTGGCCGACGCCGTGATCGACCTCGTACAGACCGGCGGCACGCTGCGGGCGAACAATCTGGAGGAACTGGACGTGCTGTTCCACTCCAGCGCCCGCCTGATCGTGAACCGCGCTGCCCTGAAGCTCCGGCGCGACCGCCTGCACCCGCTGATCACCCGGCTGCGTGGGCTGGTGGCGGACTCGGTGCCGGGCTGA
- a CDS encoding ATP phosphoribosyltransferase regulatory subunit, whose translation MPPVSASARPPSRPSAPGIPEGTRDVLPPEWAQREALRARLAATFSAWGYRGVEVPALEYASAAHPQDALAFKLIDSGGQVLALRSEFTTAVGRLARTRFPAGPFPLRLQYAGRLWLRALTSELGRLREFNQSGVELIGVESAHADAELLHLADAALRDVGVDARLELGFPGFVDAVLEDAGLHGHAREELHHAIDRKSGADVDVLARRDGLSAGVTATLHALTELYGGPEVLDEAAALAQGARARAAVTHLREVAVHFGRPLLFDLGVSRRYDYYTGVTFRAYSPGLNQPVLGGGRYALEGGLPGAGFAIGLERLARAAAAALPPEPEVVLALDLAGAQTARAAGLHAELAWTDDRAALDAYSRERGITRWIAGHTWQEVGA comes from the coding sequence ATGCCCCCCGTGAGTGCGTCCGCCCGCCCCCCGTCCCGCCCCTCCGCCCCCGGTATCCCGGAAGGCACCCGCGACGTCCTGCCGCCTGAGTGGGCCCAGCGCGAGGCTCTGCGCGCCCGGCTGGCGGCGACCTTCAGCGCCTGGGGGTACCGGGGTGTGGAGGTGCCGGCCCTGGAGTACGCGAGCGCCGCGCATCCTCAGGACGCGCTGGCCTTCAAGCTGATCGACTCGGGCGGACAGGTGCTCGCGCTGCGCAGCGAGTTCACGACCGCCGTGGGCCGGCTGGCCCGCACGCGCTTCCCGGCCGGGCCGTTTCCGCTGCGGCTGCAGTACGCGGGCCGCCTGTGGCTGCGGGCCCTGACCAGCGAACTGGGGCGGCTGCGCGAGTTCAACCAGTCCGGCGTGGAACTCATCGGCGTGGAGAGCGCCCACGCTGACGCCGAGCTGCTGCACCTGGCCGACGCCGCCCTGCGTGACGTCGGCGTGGACGCCCGGCTGGAACTGGGCTTTCCCGGCTTCGTGGACGCCGTGCTGGAGGACGCCGGGCTGCACGGCCACGCGCGTGAAGAATTGCACCACGCCATCGACCGCAAGAGCGGCGCGGACGTGGATGTCCTGGCGCGGCGCGACGGCCTATCGGCCGGGGTCACGGCCACGCTGCATGCCCTGACCGAGCTGTACGGCGGTCCGGAGGTGCTGGACGAGGCGGCAGCCCTGGCCCAGGGCGCACGTGCCCGCGCGGCCGTGACGCACCTGCGCGAGGTCGCGGTTCACTTCGGCCGGCCGCTGCTGTTCGATCTGGGCGTGAGCCGCCGCTACGACTACTACACCGGCGTGACCTTCCGGGCGTATTCGCCGGGACTGAACCAGCCGGTGCTGGGCGGCGGCCGCTACGCGCTGGAGGGCGGCCTGCCTGGGGCCGGCTTTGCCATCGGCCTGGAGCGTCTGGCCCGCGCGGCCGCCGCCGCCCTGCCCCCCGAACCCGAGGTGGTGCTGGCGCTGGATCTGGCCGGCGCACAGACTGCCCGCGCCGCCGGCCTACACGCGGAGCTGGCGTGGACGGACGACCGCGCCGCCCTGGACGCCTACAGCCGCGAGCGCGGCATCACGCGCTGGATCGCGGGCCACACGTGGCAGGAGGTGGGCGCATGA
- a CDS encoding DedA family protein produces MESLIHTILAFSYIGIFLIVFAETGLLLGFFLPGDSLLITAGLFAASGDLSLVGVMAAVVAGGILGCVAGYFIGHRFGPAVFRNQESRFFKPSYVTEAEKFFTHYGWQSVVLARFVPIVRTLVPTLAGVSRMPLGIFTAYNVLGALLWGVSLPALAYFFGKLIPNLDQYVLLIVAVVLVVSVIPVVLKVVQARRA; encoded by the coding sequence ATGGAGTCACTCATCCACACCATCCTCGCGTTCTCGTACATCGGGATCTTCCTGATCGTGTTCGCCGAGACCGGCCTGCTGCTGGGCTTCTTCCTGCCCGGCGACAGCCTGCTGATCACCGCCGGGCTGTTCGCGGCCAGCGGTGACCTGTCACTGGTGGGGGTGATGGCGGCGGTGGTGGCCGGCGGCATCCTGGGCTGCGTGGCCGGGTATTTCATCGGTCACCGGTTCGGGCCGGCGGTGTTCCGGAACCAGGAATCGCGGTTCTTCAAGCCCTCGTATGTCACCGAGGCCGAGAAGTTCTTCACGCACTACGGCTGGCAGTCGGTGGTGCTGGCCCGCTTCGTGCCGATCGTCCGGACGCTGGTGCCCACCCTGGCGGGCGTGAGCCGCATGCCGCTGGGGATCTTCACCGCGTACAACGTGCTCGGGGCGCTGCTGTGGGGCGTCTCGCTGCCGGCACTCGCCTATTTCTTCGGGAAGCTCATCCCGAACCTCGACCAGTACGTCCTGCTGATCGTGGCGGTGGTGCTGGTCGTGAGCGTCATTCCCGTGGTTCTCAAGGTCGTGCAGGCCCGCCGGGCGTGA
- a CDS encoding endonuclease III domain-containing protein produces MTAQVASRPTPDTLPAPPHLPEVARRLRERYLPDPPVPTRMAEPLDGLISTILSQQNTAPITRRQFAALKTVYPRWEAALADGPDGIETVLKEAGGGLSRIKAGYIHAALAHLDETRGELSLRDLRDLPDDAVRALLEDMPGVGMKTASCVLLFDLARPAMPVDTHIWRLAGRLGLTPEPWNAVKVERWFDRVLPREWADRYTFHVSAIRHGRETCRARHPRCDTCVLLDLCPAAALLAPATAGRPAMLQP; encoded by the coding sequence GTGACTGCCCAGGTTGCTTCCCGCCCCACTCCGGACACGCTGCCCGCCCCGCCGCACCTGCCCGAGGTCGCCCGGCGGCTGCGCGAACGGTACCTGCCGGATCCGCCGGTGCCCACGCGCATGGCAGAGCCGCTGGACGGCCTGATCTCGACGATCCTTTCGCAGCAGAACACTGCGCCGATCACCCGGCGGCAGTTCGCGGCGCTCAAGACGGTCTATCCCCGCTGGGAAGCGGCCCTGGCCGACGGCCCGGACGGCATCGAGACGGTGCTGAAGGAGGCGGGCGGCGGCCTGTCCAGGATCAAGGCCGGCTACATCCACGCGGCGCTGGCGCATCTGGACGAGACGCGCGGTGAGCTGAGCCTGCGCGACCTGCGGGATCTCCCGGACGACGCGGTGCGTGCCCTGCTGGAGGACATGCCCGGCGTGGGCATGAAGACCGCGAGCTGTGTCCTCTTATTTGACCTCGCCCGGCCCGCCATGCCGGTGGACACGCACATCTGGCGCCTCGCGGGGCGGCTGGGGCTCACGCCGGAGCCGTGGAACGCCGTCAAGGTCGAGCGCTGGTTCGACCGGGTGTTGCCGCGCGAATGGGCCGACCGGTACACCTTCCACGTGTCGGCCATCCGGCACGGGCGTGAGACCTGCCGGGCGCGGCATCCGCGCTGCGACACGTGCGTGCTCCTCGACCTGTGCCCGGCGGCGGCGCTGCTCGCCCCGGCCACCGCCGGCCGGCCCGCTATGCTCCAGCCATGA
- a CDS encoding 3'(2'),5'-bisphosphate nucleotidase CysQ, with the protein MTSSPRTRDLEVATRLALEAGELLRAHLRAGLTVEHKTSIDDPVTAADREASHLITAGLAAAFPDDGLLSEEEADSDRRLVRERVWIVDPIDGTKEYASGSDDYCVSIGLAVAGEPVLGVVYAPATDELFAGTVGGDVSYRGPRAAGTGSAPWRVAVSDTEHGRELHRVGLPGLHPSGSIALKLARIAAGHADATFTMSPRSEWDIAAGHALVRAAGGDLRRRDGQPITYNRPSPHVEQGIIGGTPAALEWLEGQLRDFGLPTAHLGLRPDAPAWTTLDAADQAALSGHPGVFIRHAGGRVLALLVVDPATRTVERAHGDAFHLERLTRDVTRALGALTPAGR; encoded by the coding sequence ATGACGTCATCGCCCCGAACCCGTGACCTGGAGGTCGCCACCCGCCTCGCCCTGGAGGCCGGCGAGCTGCTGCGTGCCCACCTGCGTGCCGGCCTGACCGTCGAGCACAAGACCTCCATCGACGATCCTGTCACGGCGGCCGACCGAGAGGCGTCGCACCTGATCACCGCTGGGCTGGCCGCCGCCTTCCCCGACGACGGCCTCCTGAGCGAGGAGGAGGCCGACAGCGACCGCCGGCTGGTCCGGGAGCGGGTGTGGATCGTCGATCCCATCGACGGTACGAAGGAATACGCATCCGGCAGCGACGACTACTGCGTGAGCATCGGCCTGGCGGTGGCCGGGGAGCCGGTGCTGGGCGTGGTGTACGCGCCGGCCACGGATGAACTCTTCGCGGGGACAGTGGGTGGCGATGTGAGCTACCGGGGGCCACGGGCCGCCGGCACCGGCTCCGCACCGTGGCGCGTCGCCGTGTCCGACACCGAGCACGGGCGGGAACTGCACCGCGTGGGCCTGCCGGGCCTGCATCCCAGCGGCAGCATCGCCCTCAAACTGGCCCGGATCGCGGCCGGGCACGCCGACGCGACCTTCACGATGTCGCCGCGCAGCGAGTGGGACATCGCCGCCGGGCACGCGCTGGTACGGGCCGCCGGAGGCGACCTGCGCCGCCGCGACGGCCAGCCGATCACGTACAACCGGCCCTCGCCGCACGTCGAGCAGGGCATCATCGGCGGCACCCCGGCGGCGCTGGAGTGGCTGGAGGGCCAGTTGCGGGACTTCGGCCTGCCGACCGCGCACCTGGGCCTGCGCCCGGACGCGCCCGCCTGGACGACCCTGGACGCGGCGGATCAGGCGGCCCTGAGCGGCCACCCCGGCGTCTTCATCCGCCACGCCGGGGGGCGGGTGCTGGCCCTGCTGGTCGTCGATCCTGCCACGCGCACCGTCGAGCGGGCCCACGGGGACGCCTTCCATCTGGAGCGCCTGACGCGGGATGTCACGCGGGCCCTCGGTGCCCTCACGCCGGCCGGGCGCTAG
- a CDS encoding GNAT family N-acetyltransferase has protein sequence MPEHASTPPPVGESGDGARVTLKPLLEFTSAEWRTLHGFFRNRELADWNDAKPIHLPEWLFRRIMQDEERGGERAGFGILDARGVLIGSAELYDLRPPPPLAATTGTLGIMIGYPELWGHGYGRGGVNALLRWAFEIRDPPLHRIRLTTFGHNRRAQRAFAACGFHETGRTERPGRVDVHMELSRSEWRSLNAPPAQ, from the coding sequence ATGCCCGAGCACGCGTCCACACCTCCGCCGGTCGGTGAATCGGGGGACGGAGCGCGCGTGACCCTCAAGCCGCTGCTGGAGTTCACGTCGGCCGAGTGGCGGACCCTGCACGGCTTCTTCCGCAACCGTGAGCTGGCCGACTGGAACGACGCCAAGCCGATCCACCTGCCCGAGTGGCTGTTCCGCCGCATCATGCAGGATGAGGAGCGCGGCGGCGAGCGCGCCGGCTTCGGCATCCTGGACGCGCGCGGTGTCCTGATCGGCAGCGCGGAGCTGTACGACCTGCGGCCCCCGCCTCCGCTGGCGGCCACCACCGGCACGCTGGGGATCATGATCGGGTACCCGGAGCTGTGGGGCCACGGGTACGGGCGCGGCGGCGTGAATGCCCTGCTGCGCTGGGCCTTCGAGATCCGTGACCCACCGCTGCACCGGATCCGGCTGACCACCTTCGGGCACAACCGCCGCGCCCAGCGGGCCTTCGCGGCGTGTGGCTTCCACGAGACCGGCCGAACCGAACGCCCCGGACGGGTGGATGTCCACATGGAACTCAGCCGCAGCGAGTGGCGTTCCCTTAACGCGCCTCCGGCACAATAG
- a CDS encoding NAD(P)-dependent oxidoreductase, with the protein MRVLLPDLPEFRALRTTSERSVPGCDLAYYVDGHVPDGEATGVVLWFASAETRDRLLATPGLKWVLTLTAGIDHIRNLIPPGVQLYNANRLHERAVAVHALAGMLTAARGFHRFRDAQARREWASPKTISESGLVSLDRARVVLWGFGHIGRNLEDLLRPFDVFLNGISSATTDSERDEFLETADFVVLLLPSTPDTVGIVNADILGRIRRGAWLVNVGRGNLIVRDDLIAALHSGQLSGAVLDVTDPEPLPQDDPLWAEENVVITPHIASTTTDLVYRGASLTRDFLIDFQQGREPEGLVESWRKY; encoded by the coding sequence ATGCGTGTACTGCTCCCGGATCTCCCTGAATTCCGAGCCCTCAGGACCACCTCCGAGCGCAGTGTGCCGGGCTGCGACCTGGCGTACTACGTTGACGGGCACGTGCCGGACGGCGAGGCCACGGGGGTCGTGCTGTGGTTTGCCTCAGCGGAGACCCGTGATCGCCTGCTCGCCACGCCGGGCCTGAAGTGGGTGCTGACCCTGACTGCCGGAATCGACCACATCCGGAATCTGATCCCGCCGGGGGTGCAGCTCTACAACGCCAACCGGCTGCACGAGCGGGCCGTGGCGGTGCACGCGCTGGCCGGAATGCTCACGGCCGCACGCGGCTTCCACCGCTTCCGGGATGCGCAGGCCCGCCGCGAGTGGGCCTCACCGAAGACCATCAGCGAGTCCGGGCTGGTCAGCCTCGACCGTGCCCGCGTGGTGCTGTGGGGCTTCGGGCACATCGGCCGGAATCTGGAAGACCTGCTGCGTCCATTCGACGTGTTCCTGAACGGCATTTCCTCGGCGACCACCGACAGCGAGCGCGACGAGTTCCTGGAGACCGCCGACTTCGTCGTGCTGCTGCTGCCCAGCACGCCCGACACGGTCGGTATCGTGAATGCCGACATCCTGGGCCGGATCAGGCGCGGCGCGTGGCTGGTCAACGTCGGGCGCGGCAATCTGATCGTCCGGGATGACCTGATCGCCGCCCTCCACAGCGGACAGCTGTCGGGGGCCGTACTGGACGTGACCGATCCCGAGCCGCTGCCGCAGGACGATCCCCTGTGGGCCGAGGAGAACGTGGTCATCACTCCGCACATCGCCAGCACCACGACCGATCTGGTGTACCGGGGGGCCAGCCTGACCCGCGACTTCCTGATCGACTTCCAGCAGGGCCGTGAGCCGGAGGGTCTCGTCGAATCCTGGCGCAAGTACTGA
- the mnmA gene encoding tRNA 2-thiouridine(34) synthase MnmA, which yields MSAPSAATTSTVSPAAGTGQRVLCAMSGGVDSSVTASLLKEQGYEVIGAMMRFWPDDKRVDTFDTCCSPDAAYEARRVAEQVGVPFYLLDYREQFQRHIVGPFLDEYRRGRTPNPCVNCNTKVKFDELVKKARMLGCRYVATGHYVKRVENAAGEVEFWRGDDPRKDQTYFLWGTPRDALPYILFPVGELEKPRVREIAEERGLLTARKPESQNICFVPGKVQDFVAEYVPQASGAIREISSGERVGDHLGTQFYTLGQKKGLDLYQSHVVRYVVHLDPDTNTVWVGDHADCLWTGLRASAANYLLDLADLPAELEVQVRYRSTPVKARVIRADSDSFELSFAEPQFAVAPGQSAVLYAGPRLLGGGLIDDHTRALPELR from the coding sequence ATGAGCGCTCCGTCTGCCGCGACCACCTCCACCGTCTCCCCTGCCGCCGGCACGGGGCAGCGGGTGCTGTGCGCGATGTCCGGGGGTGTGGACAGTTCGGTCACCGCGTCGCTGCTCAAGGAACAGGGCTACGAGGTGATCGGCGCGATGATGCGCTTCTGGCCCGACGACAAGCGGGTGGACACCTTCGACACGTGCTGCTCGCCCGACGCGGCCTACGAGGCGCGGCGCGTGGCCGAACAGGTAGGCGTGCCGTTCTACCTGCTGGACTACCGCGAACAGTTCCAGCGCCACATCGTCGGGCCGTTTCTGGACGAGTACCGCAGGGGGCGCACGCCTAACCCCTGCGTGAACTGCAACACCAAGGTGAAGTTCGACGAACTGGTCAAGAAGGCCCGGATGCTCGGCTGCCGCTACGTGGCGACCGGGCATTACGTCAAGCGCGTCGAGAACGCGGCAGGCGAGGTCGAATTCTGGCGGGGCGACGATCCCCGCAAGGATCAGACCTATTTCCTGTGGGGCACGCCGCGTGACGCGCTGCCCTACATCCTGTTCCCGGTCGGAGAGCTGGAGAAGCCCCGCGTGCGCGAGATTGCCGAGGAACGCGGCCTGCTGACCGCCCGCAAGCCCGAGAGCCAGAACATCTGCTTCGTGCCGGGCAAGGTGCAGGACTTCGTGGCCGAGTACGTGCCGCAGGCGAGCGGCGCGATCCGCGAGATCAGCAGCGGGGAGCGGGTGGGCGACCACCTGGGCACGCAGTTCTACACGCTGGGCCAGAAGAAGGGCCTGGACCTGTATCAGTCGCATGTGGTTCGCTATGTGGTTCACCTCGATCCCGACACGAATACCGTGTGGGTGGGCGACCATGCCGACTGCCTGTGGACGGGCCTGCGGGCGAGCGCGGCGAACTACCTGCTCGATCTGGCCGACCTGCCGGCCGAACTGGAGGTGCAGGTACGCTACCGCTCGACACCCGTGAAGGCCCGCGTGATCCGTGCCGACTCAGATTCCTTCGAGTTGTCGTTCGCGGAGCCGCAGTTCGCCGTGGCCCCCGGCCAGAGCGCCGTGCTGTACGCCGGCCCTCGGCTGCTGGGCGGCGGCCTGATCGACGACCACACGCGGGCGTTGCCCGAGCTGCGCTGA